From one Brachypodium distachyon strain Bd21 chromosome 4, Brachypodium_distachyon_v3.0, whole genome shotgun sequence genomic stretch:
- the LOC106866674 gene encoding protein FAR-RED IMPAIRED RESPONSE 1-like produces the protein MGVKMNADGGCVIKGIHFEHNHQLTLSPSMLVFLHSHKRVNPTLQDYIKDLQLSNVKHVNIMSLLTRLSGGRDKLGCHNRDVLNMKAKNARKESADDVQKLFKFFDDMTEENENFYYDVHVDEDNRLNNIF, from the exons ATGGGCGTGAAGATGAATGCTGATGGTGGTTGCGTCATAAAAGGCATCCACTTTGAGCACAACCACCAGCTGACCCTCAGCCCGTCAATGCTAGTTTTCCTCCATTCACACAAAAGAGTCAACCCAACCTTGCAGGACTACATAAAAGACCTCCAATTGAGCAACGTCAAACATGTTAACATCATGAGTTTGCTTACCAGGCTGAGTGGTGGCCGTGACAAGCTGGGTTGTCATAATAGAGATGTGTTGAACAT GAAAGCGAAGAATGCACGCAAAGAGTCTGCAGATGATGTGCAAAAACTCTTCAAATTCTTTGATGACATGacagaagaaaatgaaaactTCTACTACGATGTGCATGTCGACGAAGATAACAGACTAAATAACATTTTCTAG